The proteins below are encoded in one region of Micromonospora sp. DSM 45708:
- a CDS encoding helix-turn-helix domain-containing protein, translated as MSLLRRVIGGVLRRTRLRQGRTLREVAQAAGVSLPYLSEVERGRKEASSEVLAAICRALGIHLADLLEEARDELRRERPTPVGSGVPLARLDRVPAARSGPQLRVGPPRLHATRRPGGPNAPHPARPVTPAHAARPVRPTPLLGGGLRPVGMSPTPVGPPLGHGAPELFGTGTRIWLIPTPAARPRPRTSPALARRRARAARRRPVAA; from the coding sequence ATGTCGTTGCTGCGACGGGTGATCGGCGGGGTGCTGCGGCGGACCCGCCTGCGTCAGGGCCGCACGTTGCGCGAGGTGGCGCAGGCGGCCGGCGTCTCCCTGCCCTACCTCTCCGAGGTCGAGCGCGGGCGCAAGGAAGCCTCCTCCGAGGTGCTGGCCGCGATCTGCCGGGCGCTCGGCATCCACCTCGCCGACCTGCTGGAGGAGGCGCGCGACGAGCTGCGCCGGGAGCGGCCCACGCCGGTCGGTTCCGGGGTGCCGCTGGCCCGGCTCGACCGGGTGCCCGCCGCCCGCAGCGGCCCGCAGCTCCGGGTCGGCCCGCCCCGCCTGCACGCCACCCGCCGCCCGGGCGGCCCGAACGCGCCGCATCCCGCCCGTCCGGTCACGCCGGCGCACGCCGCCCGCCCGGTCCGGCCGACCCCGCTGCTCGGCGGTGGGCTGCGCCCGGTGGGCATGTCCCCCACGCCGGTCGGTCCGCCGCTCGGCCACGGCGCCCCGGAGCTGTTCGGCACCGGCACCCGGATCTGGCTGATCCCGACGCCGGCCGCGCGCCCGCGTCCGCGTACCTCACCGGCGCTGGCCCGGCGACGGGCCCGGGCGGCCCGACGGCGCCCGGTCGCGGCGTAG
- a CDS encoding MarR family winged helix-turn-helix transcriptional regulator has product MPAEPADARRSGPLLQHLARRMRLRSESVLTPLGLRPRHLVALTVLRDSGGISQQGLAGMLQIDGTNVVGLLNDLEAAGLVERRRSPTDRRRHVVSLTATGATRIREAECALADAEGEVLGALAPGERELLYDLLRRASQGCAPTCTEAVAESPDAC; this is encoded by the coding sequence ATGCCAGCCGAGCCCGCCGACGCGCGCCGCTCCGGGCCGCTGCTCCAGCACCTGGCCCGGCGGATGCGGCTGCGCTCGGAGTCGGTGCTGACACCGCTCGGCCTGCGCCCCCGGCACCTGGTCGCGCTCACCGTGCTGCGCGACTCGGGCGGCATCAGCCAGCAGGGGCTGGCCGGCATGCTCCAGATCGACGGCACCAACGTGGTCGGGCTGCTCAACGACCTGGAAGCGGCCGGCCTGGTCGAGCGGCGCCGCTCCCCGACCGACCGTCGCCGGCACGTCGTCAGCCTCACCGCAACGGGCGCGACGCGGATCCGCGAGGCCGAGTGCGCGCTCGCCGACGCGGAGGGCGAGGTGCTCGGCGCGTTGGCGCCCGGCGAACGGGAGCTGCTCTACGACCTGCTGCGGCGGGCCAGCCAGGGCTGCGCTCCGACCTGCACCGAGGCGGTGGCGGAGAGCCCGGACGCCTGCTGA
- a CDS encoding 2-oxoacid:acceptor oxidoreductase subunit alpha: MTKQIRQLDRVVIRFAGDSGDGMQLTGDRFTSETAQLGNDISTLPNFPAEIRAPAGTLPGVSSFQVHFADYDILTPGDAPNVLVAMNPAALKANLADLPRGADIIVNTDEFTRRNLAKVGYATSPLDDDSLAGYAVHPVALTSMTVGALAELTVSKKDAERAKNMFALGLLSWMYSRPYESTLRFLERKFARRPELVAANVAAFRAGWNFGETTEDFSVRYEVKPAKMPPGTYRNITGNAALSLGLVAAGVRSGLPVFLGAYPITPASDILHELSKHKKFGVVTMQAEDEIAAVGAALGASYGGSLGITTTSGPGVALKSETISLAVALELPLVIVDVQRAGPSTGMPTKTEQADLNMALYGRHGEAPVAVIAPKSPSDCFHAALEAARIALTYRTPVILLSDNYVANGSEPWLLPDVESLPDLRVEFATRPNGEDGTTFLPYLRDAQTLARPWAVPGTPGLEHRIGGLEKADKTGDISYDPANHDFMVRTRAARIETIPVPDVEVEDPDGDARVLVLGWGSTYGPIGAACRGLRQRGLPVAQAHLRHLSPMPANLGEVLRSYERVVVPEMNLGQLAHVIRAKYLVDAIGYNQVRGLPFTAAELETMLEEVLKNV, translated from the coding sequence GTGACCAAGCAGATCCGTCAACTGGACCGGGTGGTCATCCGGTTCGCCGGCGACTCCGGCGACGGCATGCAGCTCACCGGCGACCGGTTCACCTCGGAGACGGCACAGTTGGGCAACGACATCTCCACGTTGCCCAACTTCCCGGCCGAGATCCGCGCGCCCGCCGGCACGCTGCCGGGCGTGTCGAGCTTCCAGGTGCACTTCGCCGACTACGACATCCTGACCCCCGGCGACGCGCCGAACGTGCTGGTGGCGATGAACCCGGCCGCGCTCAAGGCCAACCTGGCCGACCTGCCGCGCGGGGCGGACATCATCGTCAACACCGACGAGTTCACCCGCCGCAACCTGGCCAAGGTCGGCTACGCGACCAGCCCGTTGGACGACGACTCGCTCGCCGGCTACGCGGTGCACCCGGTCGCGCTCACCTCGATGACGGTCGGCGCGCTGGCCGAGCTGACGGTGTCCAAGAAGGACGCCGAGCGGGCCAAGAACATGTTCGCGCTCGGGCTGCTGAGCTGGATGTACTCCCGCCCGTACGAGTCGACGCTGCGGTTCCTGGAGCGCAAGTTCGCCCGCCGGCCGGAGCTGGTGGCGGCGAACGTGGCCGCGTTCCGGGCCGGCTGGAACTTCGGCGAGACCACCGAGGACTTCTCCGTCCGGTACGAGGTCAAGCCGGCGAAGATGCCGCCCGGCACGTACCGCAACATCACCGGCAACGCGGCGCTGTCGCTGGGCCTGGTGGCCGCCGGGGTGCGCTCCGGGCTGCCGGTGTTCCTCGGCGCCTACCCGATCACCCCGGCCTCGGACATCCTGCACGAGCTGAGCAAGCACAAGAAGTTCGGCGTGGTCACCATGCAGGCCGAGGACGAGATCGCCGCGGTCGGCGCGGCGCTGGGCGCGTCGTACGGCGGCTCGCTCGGCATCACCACCACCAGCGGGCCGGGCGTGGCGCTGAAGAGCGAGACGATCTCCCTGGCGGTGGCGCTGGAGCTGCCGCTGGTCATCGTCGACGTGCAGCGGGCCGGGCCGTCCACCGGCATGCCCACCAAGACCGAGCAGGCCGACCTGAACATGGCCCTGTACGGCCGGCACGGCGAGGCACCGGTCGCGGTGATCGCGCCGAAGTCGCCGTCGGACTGCTTCCACGCCGCGCTGGAGGCGGCGCGGATCGCGCTGACCTACCGCACGCCGGTCATCCTGCTCTCCGACAACTACGTGGCGAACGGCTCCGAGCCGTGGCTGCTGCCGGACGTGGAGTCCCTGCCCGACCTGCGGGTCGAGTTCGCCACCCGGCCCAACGGCGAGGACGGCACCACGTTCCTGCCCTACCTGCGTGACGCGCAGACGCTGGCCCGCCCGTGGGCGGTGCCCGGCACGCCGGGGCTGGAGCACCGGATCGGCGGTCTGGAGAAGGCCGACAAGACCGGCGACATCTCGTACGACCCGGCGAACCACGACTTCATGGTCCGGACCCGGGCGGCCCGGATCGAGACGATCCCGGTGCCGGACGTCGAGGTGGAGGATCCGGACGGCGACGCCCGGGTGCTGGTGCTCGGCTGGGGCTCGACGTACGGCCCGATCGGCGCGGCCTGCCGGGGGTTGCGTCAGCGCGGGCTGCCGGTGGCCCAGGCGCACCTGCGGCACCTGTCCCCGATGCCGGCCAACCTCGGCGAGGTGCTGCGCTCCTACGAGCGGGTGGTCGTTCCCGAGATGAACCTCGGCCAGCTCGCCCACGTGATCCGGGCGAAGTACCTGGTCGACGCGATCGGCTACAACCAGGTCCGCGGCCTGCCGTTCACCGCCGCGGAGCTGGAGACGATGCTGGAAGAGGTCCTGAAGAATGTCTGA
- a CDS encoding ATP-dependent Clp protease proteolytic subunit, translating to MGGIWMRDEGQPVFGDRVFERLLKERIIFLGTEVTDDSANQICAQILLLAAEDAERDIYLYINSPGGSVSAGMAVYDTMRWVKNDVATLALGMAGSMGQFLLCAGTAGKRFALPHSRIMMHQPSGGFGGTVADITIQAENMLHVKHTMQELIARHSGHTLEEIQRDWDRDRWFTAEEAREYGLVDQVLSRVDQLTA from the coding sequence ATGGGTGGCATCTGGATGCGGGACGAGGGGCAGCCGGTCTTCGGCGACCGGGTCTTCGAGCGGTTGCTCAAAGAGCGGATCATCTTCCTCGGCACCGAGGTCACCGACGACTCGGCGAACCAGATCTGCGCGCAGATCCTGCTGCTCGCGGCCGAGGACGCGGAGCGGGACATCTACCTCTACATCAACTCGCCCGGCGGCTCGGTCAGCGCCGGGATGGCCGTCTACGACACCATGCGGTGGGTGAAGAACGACGTGGCGACGCTGGCGCTCGGGATGGCCGGCTCGATGGGGCAGTTCCTGCTCTGCGCCGGCACGGCGGGCAAGCGGTTCGCGCTGCCGCACTCGCGGATCATGATGCACCAGCCGTCCGGCGGGTTCGGCGGCACGGTCGCCGACATCACCATCCAGGCCGAGAACATGCTGCACGTGAAGCACACCATGCAGGAGCTGATCGCCCGGCACAGCGGGCACACGCTGGAGGAGATCCAGCGCGACTGGGACCGGGACCGTTGGTTCACCGCCGAGGAGGCCCGCGAGTACGGCCTGGTCGACCAGGTGCTCTCCCGGGTCGACCAGCTCACGGCGTGA
- a CDS encoding FMN-dependent NADH-azoreductase, which translates to MAHLLHIDSSINGERSVSRRLTARAADAWLAAHPGGTVAYRDLGQDPLPHLDAAGGLARAVPPDQHTPAQRASWRLTEELVGEVLRADTILLGLPLYNFGPPSSVKAWVDHLIAPGLALDPATGAGLLGGREFIVFGTRGGGYGAGTPRAGWDHAEPWLPHGLSRTGLEPRFISAELTLAPVNPAMAELIPLHEASLAAAERAIDELWVPAVV; encoded by the coding sequence ATGGCCCACCTGTTGCACATCGACTCGAGCATCAACGGCGAGCGGTCGGTCAGCCGTCGCCTCACCGCCCGCGCGGCCGACGCCTGGCTGGCCGCCCACCCCGGCGGCACGGTCGCCTACCGGGACCTCGGTCAGGACCCGCTGCCGCACCTGGACGCCGCCGGCGGTCTCGCCCGGGCGGTGCCGCCCGACCAGCACACGCCCGCGCAGCGCGCGTCCTGGCGGCTGACCGAGGAGCTGGTGGGCGAGGTCCTGCGCGCCGACACGATCCTGCTCGGCCTGCCGCTCTACAACTTCGGGCCGCCCAGCAGCGTGAAGGCCTGGGTCGACCACCTGATCGCGCCCGGCCTCGCGCTCGACCCGGCCACCGGCGCCGGGCTGCTCGGCGGTCGCGAGTTCATCGTGTTCGGCACCCGGGGCGGCGGCTACGGCGCGGGCACCCCGCGCGCCGGCTGGGACCACGCCGAGCCCTGGTTGCCGCACGGACTGTCGCGCACCGGCCTGGAGCCGCGGTTCATCTCGGCCGAGCTGACCCTGGCCCCGGTCAACCCGGCGATGGCCGAGCTGATCCCGCTGCACGAGGCGAGCCTCGCCGCCGCCGAACGGGCGATCGACGAGCTGTGGGTGCCGGCGGTCGTCTGA
- a CDS encoding class I SAM-dependent methyltransferase, producing MRQDEIWDGEAARRYDTPGSGMFAPEVLGPTVDRLAALAGTGRALEFAIGTGRVAVPLAERGVRVSGIELSVPMLERLRTKADAATIPVVVGDMARATVPGEFSLVYLVYNTIANLLGQDEQVACFRNAARHLRPGGRFVIELWVPELRKLPPGQQATVWHTEAGYIGLDTYDVLRQRVVSHHFHFGDGREARVFRSPHRYIWPAELDLMGELAGFTLESRHADWSGAEFTAESRSHVSVYRLA from the coding sequence ATGCGCCAGGACGAGATCTGGGACGGCGAGGCCGCCCGACGCTATGACACGCCGGGCAGCGGAATGTTCGCGCCGGAGGTGCTCGGTCCCACCGTCGACCGGCTCGCCGCGCTCGCCGGGACCGGCCGGGCCCTGGAGTTCGCCATCGGCACCGGCCGGGTGGCGGTGCCACTCGCCGAACGCGGCGTGCGGGTGAGCGGCATCGAACTCTCCGTACCCATGCTGGAGCGGCTGCGGACGAAGGCTGACGCCGCCACGATCCCGGTGGTGGTCGGTGACATGGCCCGCGCGACCGTTCCGGGCGAGTTCAGCCTGGTCTACCTGGTCTACAACACCATCGCCAACCTGCTCGGCCAGGACGAGCAGGTGGCCTGCTTCCGCAACGCGGCGCGCCACCTCCGGCCGGGCGGCCGGTTCGTGATCGAGCTGTGGGTGCCGGAGCTGCGCAAGCTCCCCCCGGGCCAACAGGCGACCGTGTGGCACACCGAGGCCGGCTACATCGGCCTGGACACCTACGACGTGCTGCGTCAGCGGGTGGTGTCGCACCACTTCCACTTCGGCGACGGCCGCGAGGCGCGGGTCTTCCGCTCCCCGCACCGCTACATCTGGCCGGCCGAGCTGGACCTGATGGGCGAGCTGGCCGGCTTCACGCTGGAGAGCCGGCACGCCGACTGGTCCGGCGCGGAGTTCACCGCGGAGTCCCGCTCCCACGTGTCGGTCTACCGGCTGGCCTGA
- a CDS encoding potassium channel family protein, translating to MIHFPAQRRGPLSALSLRLLAALGLVFATVFVVWLDRDGYRDVNEDGLTLLDCFYYTVVSLSTTGYGDITPASPSARLINVLFITPARVLFLIILVGTTLEVLTEQYRTGRRLSRWRRTVKDHVIICGYGTKGRSAVSALLENGADKSKIVVVERSGPALRQATSNGLVTIEGSATRSSVLEEAHIRTAKAVIIATDSDDASVLVALTVRQLTAGQVRIIAAVREAENAPLLKQSGAHHVIVSSATAGRLLGLSTSAPPLIDVVEDLLTPGQGMALAMRSAERNEVGRSPRELESLVIALVRRGKVVTLNDRAAAVIETGDMLVHVRDDRPQATTAV from the coding sequence GTGATCCATTTTCCCGCGCAACGGCGGGGGCCGCTGAGCGCGCTGAGTCTGCGCCTGCTCGCGGCCCTCGGCCTGGTCTTCGCCACGGTCTTCGTGGTCTGGCTCGACCGGGACGGCTACCGCGACGTCAACGAGGACGGCCTGACGCTGCTCGACTGCTTCTACTACACGGTGGTCTCGCTCTCCACCACCGGATACGGCGACATCACCCCGGCCAGCCCGTCGGCGCGACTGATCAACGTCCTGTTCATCACTCCCGCCCGGGTGCTCTTCCTGATCATCCTGGTCGGCACCACCCTGGAAGTCCTGACCGAGCAGTACCGGACCGGCCGTCGCCTGTCGCGGTGGAGGAGAACCGTGAAGGATCACGTCATCATCTGCGGCTACGGCACCAAGGGTCGCAGCGCGGTCTCCGCGCTGCTGGAGAACGGGGCGGACAAGTCCAAGATCGTGGTGGTGGAGCGGAGCGGGCCGGCGCTGCGCCAGGCCACCTCGAACGGGCTGGTCACGATCGAGGGCTCGGCGACCCGCTCGTCGGTGCTGGAGGAGGCGCACATCCGCACCGCCAAGGCGGTCATCATCGCGACCGACAGCGACGACGCCTCGGTGCTGGTGGCGCTGACCGTCCGGCAGCTCACCGCCGGTCAGGTCCGGATCATCGCGGCGGTCCGGGAGGCGGAGAACGCGCCGCTGCTCAAGCAGAGCGGCGCGCACCACGTGATCGTCTCGTCGGCCACCGCCGGTCGGCTGCTCGGCCTCTCCACCTCGGCCCCGCCCCTGATCGACGTGGTGGAGGACCTGCTCACCCCGGGTCAGGGCATGGCGTTGGCGATGCGCTCGGCCGAGCGCAACGAGGTGGGCCGCTCGCCGCGTGAGCTGGAGTCACTGGTCATCGCGCTGGTCCGCCGGGGCAAGGTGGTCACGTTGAACGACCGCGCCGCCGCGGTCATCGAGACCGGCGACATGCTTGTCCACGTCCGCGACGACCGCCCGCAGGCGACCACCGCCGTGTGA
- a CDS encoding 2-oxoacid:ferredoxin oxidoreductase subunit beta gives MSEPVALKLTAKDFKSDQEVRWCPGCGDYAVLAAVQGFMPELNIPRENTVFVSGIGCSSRFPYYMNTYGMHSIHGRAPAIATGLSVSRPDLSVWVVTGDGDALSIGGNHLIHALRRNVNLKILLFNNRIYGLTKGQYSPTSEVGKITKSTPVGSADAPFNPLSLALGAEATFVARTLDSDRKHLQSVLRAAAEHRGSAFVEIYQNCNIFNDGAFEPLKEPTTRDDYLIRLEHGQPITFGSEGQFCVVHPPGGFGLEVRETAATPAEQIVVHDVTVADPAYAFALSRLPGLDLRNTPLGVFRSVDRPSYDSVVQEQVAAARASVDQTPEQQLSALLGGGDTWTIL, from the coding sequence ATGTCTGAGCCCGTCGCCCTGAAGCTCACCGCCAAGGACTTCAAGTCCGACCAGGAGGTGCGTTGGTGCCCCGGCTGCGGCGACTACGCCGTCCTGGCCGCGGTGCAGGGGTTCATGCCGGAGCTGAACATCCCCCGGGAGAACACCGTCTTCGTCTCGGGCATCGGGTGTTCGTCCCGCTTCCCGTACTACATGAACACGTACGGCATGCACTCGATCCACGGCCGCGCCCCGGCGATCGCCACCGGCCTGTCGGTGTCCCGGCCGGACCTGTCGGTCTGGGTGGTCACCGGTGACGGGGACGCGCTCTCCATCGGCGGCAACCACCTGATCCACGCGCTGCGCCGCAACGTCAACCTGAAAATCCTGCTGTTCAACAACCGGATCTACGGGCTGACCAAGGGTCAGTACTCGCCCACCTCCGAGGTCGGCAAGATCACCAAGTCGACGCCGGTCGGCTCCGCGGACGCCCCGTTCAACCCGCTGTCGCTGGCGCTCGGCGCGGAGGCCACGTTCGTGGCCCGTACGCTCGACTCGGACCGCAAGCACCTCCAGTCGGTGCTGCGGGCCGCCGCCGAGCACCGGGGCTCGGCGTTCGTGGAGATCTACCAGAACTGCAACATCTTCAACGACGGCGCGTTCGAGCCGCTGAAGGAGCCGACCACCCGGGACGACTACCTGATCCGGCTGGAGCACGGGCAGCCGATCACGTTCGGCTCGGAGGGGCAGTTCTGCGTCGTCCACCCGCCGGGCGGCTTCGGGCTGGAGGTGCGGGAGACCGCGGCCACCCCGGCGGAGCAGATCGTGGTGCACGACGTCACGGTCGCCGACCCGGCGTACGCGTTCGCGCTGTCCCGGCTGCCCGGCCTGGATCTGCGCAACACGCCGCTCGGGGTGTTCCGGTCGGTGGACCGGCCCTCCTACGACAGCGTGGTGCAGGAGCAGGTCGCCGCCGCGCGGGCGAGCGTCGACCAGACCCCGGAGCAGCAGCTCTCGGCGTTGCTCGGTGGCGGCGACACCTGGACGATCCTGTAG
- a CDS encoding HAD-IIB family hydrolase, which yields MNDLRVVAFDLDDTLAISKSQIDRRMADLLGHLLGEVDVLIISGGRFEQFQSQVLAHLDLTEEQRDRLHLMPTCGTRYYRWSSGDWRLVYAEDLSEADKARVIAALTESAQALGLWEAKTWGDIVEDRGSQITFSALGQSAPPAEKYGWDPDGSKKKLLRDAVAEKLPDLEVRGGGSTSIDVTRKGVDKAYGMRKLLEHLDLKIDNVLFVGDRLDVGGNDYPVKAMGIRSVAVTRWEETADYVETLVDGLVKQRAERA from the coding sequence GTGAACGATCTTCGAGTGGTGGCGTTCGACCTCGACGACACCCTGGCGATTTCCAAGTCCCAGATCGATCGTCGGATGGCGGACCTGCTCGGTCACCTGCTCGGCGAGGTGGATGTCCTGATCATCTCCGGCGGGCGGTTCGAGCAGTTCCAGTCGCAGGTGCTGGCCCACCTCGACCTCACCGAGGAGCAGCGGGACCGGCTGCACCTGATGCCGACCTGCGGCACCCGCTACTACCGCTGGTCGTCCGGCGACTGGCGGCTGGTCTACGCGGAGGACCTGAGCGAGGCGGACAAGGCCCGGGTGATCGCCGCGCTCACCGAGTCGGCGCAGGCGCTCGGGCTGTGGGAGGCGAAGACCTGGGGCGACATCGTCGAGGACCGGGGCAGCCAGATCACGTTCTCCGCGCTCGGGCAGTCCGCCCCGCCGGCGGAGAAGTACGGCTGGGACCCGGACGGCAGCAAGAAGAAGCTGCTGCGCGACGCGGTCGCCGAGAAGCTGCCCGACCTGGAGGTCCGGGGCGGCGGCTCGACCTCGATCGACGTGACGCGCAAGGGTGTGGACAAGGCGTACGGCATGCGGAAGCTGCTGGAGCACCTCGATCTGAAGATCGACAACGTGCTCTTCGTGGGGGACCGCCTCGACGTGGGCGGCAACGACTACCCGGTCAAGGCCATGGGCATCCGCAGCGTCGCGGTGACGCGCTGGGAGGAGACCGCCGACTACGTCGAGACGCTTGTCGACGGCCTGGTGAAGCAGCGCGCCGAGCGCGCCTGA
- a CDS encoding adenylyl cyclase, producing MRSPDPSRRRFLTLTASAASLTALGLPAGAAVASPPARPTEEPDLGPHVHVFDPSTPVAEIQSTLDQIFTAQEHNEMGSDRYAVLFKPGRYEVDARLGYYTTVAGLGSHPDDVEIHGAVRVVGQPDPNSPAGISALTNFWRSAENLAVTPTDWSNQWAVSQASPMRRVHVKGVLWLEPGNGGYSSGGFIADSKVDGITINGSQQQWLTRDSELGGEWTNGVWNQVFSGVIGAPAQGFPDPPYTTLPTSPVIREKPYLFVDDAGRWRVAVPRLRRDTAGTTWAAGGAPTPSLPLTDFFVARPTDTAKRINAELARGRHLLLTPGVYRLDRALRVRRPNTVVLGLGMPSLAPATGDAALRIEDVDGVRVAGVLVDAGPVESEVLVEVGGRHSNQSHAANPISLQDVFFRIGGPSAGRAETSLVVNSRHTLIDNIWAWRGDHGRPGTIGWDVNTAATGVVVNGDDVTAYGLFVEHYQRWQTIWNGERGRTVFYQSELPYDPPSQAAWRSPTGEGWASYQVAPHVRTHEAWGLGVYAYFNQGVDIRCDRAVEAPRRAGVRFHDAITVFLNGSGGIERTINEAGTPVVGSYGTSPVVSYP from the coding sequence ATGCGATCACCCGACCCCTCCCGCCGCCGCTTCCTCACGCTCACCGCCTCGGCGGCCTCGCTCACCGCCCTCGGCCTCCCGGCCGGTGCCGCCGTCGCCTCGCCGCCGGCACGCCCGACGGAGGAGCCCGACCTCGGCCCCCACGTGCACGTCTTCGACCCGAGCACGCCGGTCGCGGAGATCCAGTCCACGCTGGACCAGATCTTCACCGCCCAGGAGCACAACGAGATGGGCTCCGACCGGTACGCCGTGCTGTTCAAGCCCGGCCGCTACGAGGTGGACGCCCGGCTCGGCTACTACACCACGGTGGCCGGCCTCGGCAGCCACCCGGACGACGTGGAGATCCACGGTGCGGTCCGCGTGGTCGGCCAGCCCGACCCGAACTCGCCCGCCGGCATCTCCGCGCTGACCAACTTCTGGCGCTCGGCGGAGAACCTCGCCGTCACCCCGACCGACTGGTCGAACCAGTGGGCCGTCTCCCAGGCGTCGCCGATGCGCCGGGTGCACGTCAAGGGCGTGCTCTGGCTGGAGCCCGGCAACGGCGGCTACTCCAGCGGCGGCTTCATCGCCGACTCCAAGGTGGACGGCATCACCATCAACGGCTCCCAGCAGCAGTGGCTCACCCGGGACAGCGAACTCGGCGGCGAGTGGACCAACGGCGTCTGGAACCAGGTCTTCTCCGGGGTGATCGGCGCGCCCGCGCAGGGCTTCCCCGACCCGCCCTACACCACGCTGCCGACCAGCCCGGTGATCCGGGAGAAGCCGTACCTCTTCGTGGACGACGCGGGCCGCTGGCGGGTGGCGGTGCCCCGCCTGCGCCGCGACACCGCGGGCACCACCTGGGCCGCCGGCGGCGCGCCGACGCCGTCGCTGCCACTCACCGACTTCTTCGTCGCCCGGCCCACCGACACCGCGAAGCGGATCAACGCCGAACTCGCCCGGGGTCGCCACCTGCTGCTCACCCCCGGCGTCTACCGGCTGGACCGGGCGCTGCGGGTGCGCCGGCCGAACACCGTCGTGCTCGGCCTCGGCATGCCCAGCCTCGCGCCGGCCACCGGTGACGCGGCGCTGCGGATCGAGGACGTCGACGGGGTACGCGTCGCCGGGGTGCTCGTCGACGCCGGGCCGGTCGAGTCCGAGGTGCTGGTCGAGGTCGGCGGGCGGCACAGCAACCAGTCGCACGCGGCCAACCCGATCTCACTCCAGGACGTCTTCTTCCGCATCGGCGGCCCGTCCGCCGGGCGCGCGGAGACCAGCCTGGTGGTGAACAGCCGGCACACGCTCATCGACAACATCTGGGCCTGGCGGGGCGACCACGGCCGGCCGGGCACCATCGGCTGGGACGTCAACACGGCCGCCACCGGCGTGGTCGTCAACGGCGACGACGTCACCGCGTACGGGCTCTTCGTCGAGCACTACCAGCGCTGGCAGACGATCTGGAACGGCGAGCGCGGCCGGACCGTGTTCTACCAGAGCGAGCTGCCCTACGACCCGCCCAGCCAGGCGGCCTGGCGCAGCCCCACCGGTGAGGGCTGGGCCTCCTACCAGGTGGCCCCGCACGTCCGCACGCACGAGGCGTGGGGGCTGGGCGTCTACGCGTACTTCAACCAGGGCGTGGACATCCGCTGCGACCGGGCGGTCGAGGCGCCGCGCCGCGCCGGGGTGCGGTTCCATGACGCGATCACCGTGTTCCTCAACGGCAGCGGCGGGATCGAGCGCACGATCAACGAGGCCGGCACCCCGGTCGTCGGCTCGTACGGCACCAGCCCGGTGGTCAGCTACCCCTGA
- a CDS encoding SDR family oxidoreductase — MSIVVTGATGQLGRLIVTALLDRGVPAAEIVAVGRDRERLADLADRGVVTRRADYDDLDSLRAALAGAEKLMFVSGSEVGRRRPQHANVVTAAREAGVGLVVYTSIAHADTAGMRLAGEHRDTERLIRDSGLPYVFLRNSWYLENYTDQLDAYREHGVAGAAGDGRVSAATRADYAEAAAVVLTTDGHDHQVYELGGAPFTLTELAAEVARQTGAAVDYTDLPADRYTEALVAAGLPEGYAAVLADSDLGAARGELEVGDDLAKLLGHAPTTLAEAIRAAR, encoded by the coding sequence ATGTCCATCGTCGTCACCGGGGCCACCGGCCAGCTCGGCCGCCTCATCGTCACCGCGCTGCTCGACCGGGGCGTACCGGCCGCGGAGATCGTCGCGGTCGGCCGCGACCGCGAACGGCTCGCCGACCTCGCCGACCGGGGCGTCGTCACCCGGCGGGCCGACTACGACGACCTCGACTCGCTCCGCGCCGCCCTCGCCGGCGCCGAGAAACTGATGTTCGTCTCCGGCAGCGAGGTCGGCCGGCGTCGGCCGCAGCACGCCAACGTGGTCACCGCCGCCCGGGAGGCCGGCGTCGGGCTGGTCGTCTACACCAGCATCGCCCACGCCGACACCGCCGGCATGCGGCTCGCCGGCGAGCACCGGGACACCGAGCGACTCATCCGCGACTCCGGACTGCCGTACGTCTTCCTGCGCAACAGCTGGTACCTGGAGAACTACACCGACCAGCTCGACGCGTACCGGGAGCACGGGGTGGCGGGCGCGGCGGGCGACGGGCGGGTCAGCGCCGCCACCCGCGCGGACTACGCCGAGGCCGCCGCCGTGGTGCTCACCACCGACGGTCACGACCACCAGGTGTACGAGCTGGGCGGCGCGCCGTTCACGCTGACCGAACTCGCCGCCGAGGTGGCCCGGCAGACCGGCGCGGCGGTCGACTACACCGACCTGCCGGCGGACCGCTACACCGAGGCGCTGGTCGCTGCCGGCCTGCCCGAGGGGTACGCCGCCGTGCTCGCCGACAGCGACCTCGGCGCCGCCCGGGGCGAACTGGAGGTCGGCGACGACCTCGCCAAGCTGCTCGGCCACGCCCCGACCACGCTGGCCGAGGCGATCCGCGCCGCGCGCTGA